Proteins from a genomic interval of Leptospira bandrabouensis:
- the rplM gene encoding 50S ribosomal protein L13, translated as MELLSKAHKTPSIAKEAVQKQWFVVDATDKTLGRLASQVASRLRGKHKSTFTPNQDCGDNIIIVNASKVAVTGRKREQKIYYHHSRYPGGMTAIAFHKLIQENPERVIMEAVKGMLPKSKLGDQMLRNCRVFAGNDHNLGAQKPLKLELK; from the coding sequence ATGGAACTATTGTCTAAAGCCCACAAGACCCCTTCTATTGCAAAAGAAGCCGTACAAAAACAGTGGTTTGTTGTGGACGCAACTGATAAGACTCTCGGAAGATTGGCAAGTCAAGTAGCTTCCCGACTTCGCGGAAAACACAAATCTACCTTCACTCCTAACCAGGACTGTGGTGATAATATCATTATCGTTAATGCATCTAAAGTGGCTGTCACAGGTCGCAAAAGAGAACAAAAAATTTACTACCACCACTCACGTTACCCAGGTGGTATGACTGCCATCGCTTTCCACAAACTCATCCAAGAGAATCCGGAAAGAGTGATTATGGAAGCAGTCAAAGGAATGTTGCCTAAATCGAAGTTAGGTGATCAAATGTTGAGAAATTGCCGCGTATTCGCTGGTAATGACCACAACTTGGGAGCTCAAAAGCCCCTAAAACTGGAGTTGAAATAA
- the alaS gene encoding alanine--tRNA ligase, translated as MMSKTVREIAELYTSYFKGKGHTIVPSSSLIPKGDPTLLFTTAGMVQFKPLFTGAVELPYTRAASVQKCVRTTDLEVVGKTERHCTFFEMLGNFSFGDYFKKEAIEYALDFSLNHLHIPKEKIWVTIYLDDDEAKKIWMEAGIPEERIVRLGKKDNFWGPAGDSGACGPCSELYLDRGPEKGGPTCGNNPNCKPGCDCDRYLEYWNLVFNQFNQTVSGELLPLKQTGIDTGSGLERVAMLLQEVDSVYDTDELKSIIGKIETLSGITYDESTKQSFRVITDHSRSVFFSLGDGIYPDRTGRGYVIRRLIRRASLFARKLGIYEPFLYKLVGTLRDLYSVRYPELKDKAKDIESILKKEEELFLHTLEVGLEELESLLTHLKENNQTVVTGKEGFRLYSTYGFPREMTKELVEDRGFGFDDKGFEAELEKDRDLSRASWKGKKIQYLTGLSASPELKTEFLGYTETKSQSKVLYLFVDGKSVSEANQGSEAVVVLDKTPFYAEGGGQVGDWGYLKKEGFQFQVQDTQKENETFLHLGMILKGKISVGETIEAEIDTTRRQNLANHHSGTHLLNGALRRILGTHVAQKGSVVSSDYLRFDFSHPKALSEEEIISIEKDVNEAVNAKIPVKTEVLDIDAAKKSGALSMFDEKYGNLVRVISMGEKSKEFCGGTHVSNTKEIGYFAIIKEGSPGAGNRRVEAICGDSVIEYFLVQFQNLAAKVETHNLSAKETFGDLKEFGITTVVPAPEDLQSLFVKEGNVAVERLRKLRESLETELEEKSAALFKAKKKKEQLSFQMNPELVDGLLKKAHSFSKGKVVTEVFEAVDAKSLKDLADSLKAKEPEILCLFGTSDGEASTLVFMCNKVLNERGIHCGDLLKDTLVMLDGKGGGRPDMAQGGGKKPESLGAALEFALELSKKKLG; from the coding sequence ATGATGTCGAAAACCGTCCGCGAAATTGCAGAGTTGTATACAAGTTACTTCAAAGGGAAAGGCCACACCATTGTGCCTTCCTCAAGCCTCATCCCCAAAGGGGATCCTACTCTTTTATTCACAACCGCCGGGATGGTTCAGTTCAAACCTTTGTTTACAGGAGCAGTAGAGTTACCATACACCCGTGCCGCTTCGGTTCAAAAATGTGTGCGCACTACCGATTTAGAGGTAGTTGGAAAAACCGAAAGGCATTGTACCTTCTTTGAAATGCTTGGGAATTTTTCCTTTGGTGATTATTTTAAAAAAGAGGCCATCGAATACGCGTTAGATTTTTCTTTAAACCATCTCCATATTCCCAAAGAAAAAATCTGGGTTACCATTTACTTGGATGATGATGAAGCCAAAAAAATTTGGATGGAAGCTGGAATTCCCGAAGAACGAATTGTAAGGCTTGGAAAAAAAGATAATTTCTGGGGTCCTGCGGGAGACAGTGGAGCTTGTGGCCCATGTTCGGAATTGTATTTAGACCGTGGACCGGAAAAAGGTGGTCCTACTTGTGGTAACAACCCTAATTGCAAACCTGGATGTGACTGTGATCGTTATTTAGAATATTGGAATTTAGTATTTAATCAATTTAACCAAACCGTTTCCGGGGAACTCCTTCCTTTAAAACAAACAGGAATTGATACGGGTTCAGGCCTTGAGCGAGTGGCTATGTTACTCCAAGAAGTGGATTCTGTTTATGATACGGATGAATTAAAATCCATCATTGGTAAAATTGAAACACTTTCAGGGATTACTTATGACGAATCCACAAAACAATCCTTTCGGGTAATCACAGACCATTCCCGCTCTGTCTTTTTTTCGTTAGGGGATGGAATTTATCCTGACCGAACGGGACGTGGCTATGTGATCCGTAGGCTCATTCGTAGGGCTTCCCTTTTTGCAAGAAAACTGGGAATTTACGAACCGTTTTTATACAAACTTGTGGGAACACTTCGAGATTTATATTCGGTTCGTTATCCGGAACTAAAAGACAAAGCAAAGGATATTGAATCTATTTTAAAAAAGGAAGAAGAACTTTTTCTACATACCTTAGAAGTGGGTTTGGAAGAATTGGAATCACTCCTAACTCATTTAAAAGAAAATAACCAAACGGTTGTTACAGGAAAAGAAGGTTTTCGTTTGTATTCCACCTACGGATTCCCACGTGAGATGACAAAGGAACTTGTGGAAGACCGAGGTTTTGGTTTTGATGACAAAGGATTTGAAGCCGAACTGGAAAAAGACCGTGATCTTTCTCGTGCGAGTTGGAAAGGAAAAAAAATCCAATACCTAACAGGTCTTAGTGCCAGTCCCGAACTCAAAACAGAGTTTTTGGGTTATACAGAAACTAAATCTCAGTCAAAGGTTTTATATCTTTTTGTGGATGGAAAGTCCGTATCCGAGGCAAACCAAGGATCGGAAGCAGTTGTGGTTTTAGATAAAACTCCGTTTTATGCAGAAGGTGGCGGTCAGGTAGGAGACTGGGGGTACCTCAAAAAAGAGGGTTTCCAATTCCAAGTCCAAGACACTCAAAAAGAGAACGAAACCTTTTTACATCTGGGAATGATTCTCAAAGGTAAAATTTCTGTAGGGGAAACCATTGAAGCAGAGATTGATACCACTCGCCGCCAAAATTTAGCCAACCATCACTCCGGCACACACTTGTTAAATGGTGCCCTTCGTCGTATCTTAGGAACTCACGTGGCACAAAAAGGGTCAGTTGTTTCTTCTGATTATTTACGGTTTGATTTTTCGCATCCCAAAGCGCTCAGTGAGGAAGAAATTATCTCCATTGAAAAAGATGTGAATGAGGCAGTGAATGCTAAAATTCCAGTGAAAACGGAAGTATTGGATATTGATGCTGCTAAAAAGTCTGGCGCCTTATCTATGTTTGATGAAAAATATGGAAATTTGGTTCGTGTGATTTCTATGGGGGAAAAATCCAAAGAATTTTGTGGGGGAACCCATGTATCGAACACAAAAGAAATTGGATATTTTGCCATCATCAAAGAAGGAAGTCCTGGAGCAGGAAACCGAAGGGTAGAAGCCATCTGTGGGGATTCGGTCATTGAATACTTTTTAGTTCAGTTCCAAAATTTGGCAGCAAAAGTGGAAACTCATAACTTGTCGGCCAAAGAAACCTTTGGTGATTTGAAAGAATTTGGAATCACAACTGTAGTTCCGGCTCCTGAAGATTTACAAAGTCTATTTGTAAAAGAAGGAAATGTGGCCGTAGAACGTTTGCGAAAACTTCGGGAAAGTTTGGAGACCGAACTCGAAGAAAAGTCAGCAGCTCTTTTTAAAGCCAAGAAGAAAAAAGAACAATTAAGTTTCCAAATGAATCCAGAACTTGTGGATGGACTTCTAAAAAAAGCTCATTCTTTTTCCAAAGGAAAAGTGGTTACCGAAGTATTTGAAGCTGTGGATGCAAAATCTTTAAAGGATTTAGCCGATAGCCTCAAAGCCAAAGAACCAGAAATCCTCTGTTTGTTTGGAACAAGCGATGGAGAGGCCAGCACCCTCGTTTTTATGTGTAATAAGGTTTTGAATGAAAGAGGAATCCACTGCGGGGATTTATTAAAAGATACCTTAGTGATGTTAGATGGAAAGGGTGGGGGAAGACCCGATATGGCCCAAGGTGGTGGTAAAAAACCAGAAAGTCTTGGGGCCGCTTTGGAATTTGCTTTGGAACTTTCCAAAAAGAAATTAGGATAA
- a CDS encoding YajQ family cyclic di-GMP-binding protein translates to MAQDPSFDIVSKIERPEIQNAVAQAMTEIQTRFDFKGSNSEIKLTEDTLVLTSENEIKLKQVIDVLTTKMAKRGISLKAFDFDSKIEPATGQTVRQKVKIQNGLDKEQTKQITTLIKDQKLKVQATIQGDSVRVVGKKKDDLQEVMAAIRNANFNFDANFTNFKG, encoded by the coding sequence ATGGCACAAGATCCATCATTTGACATTGTATCCAAAATCGAAAGACCGGAAATACAAAACGCCGTGGCCCAGGCCATGACAGAGATCCAAACTCGGTTTGATTTTAAAGGTTCCAACTCCGAAATCAAACTGACAGAAGACACTTTAGTTTTAACTTCCGAAAACGAAATCAAACTCAAACAAGTGATCGATGTCCTTACTACTAAAATGGCCAAACGAGGAATTAGTTTGAAGGCCTTTGATTTTGACTCCAAAATTGAACCAGCCACGGGCCAAACGGTCCGCCAAAAGGTGAAAATCCAAAACGGTTTGGACAAAGAACAAACCAAACAAATTACCACTCTCATCAAAGACCAAAAGCTAAAGGTGCAGGCGACCATCCAAGGAGATTCGGTTCGGGTTGTAGGCAAAAAGAAGGACGATTTGCAAGAGGTAATGGCTGCCATCCGTAACGCCAATTTCAATTTTGACGCTAATTTCACGAATTTTAAGGGATAG
- a CDS encoding response regulator — protein sequence MGKQKPLTKVLLLEDDPTISLLYSGILQKHGMEVTSFTEIKTALEYLAENHLHTENIVLTDLQLPDGNGLEFVREIRKINKHIPIVVITSTEDPKLIIEVMKEHVQEYIIKPVIPDELISRIKYQLSNKENDYEYSEYEREKILSLEKLLDWYAYKNSRIKKGDLNSQEMHKNLFYGLRTSLAQGAGFGVLTQLIDVIKAMPKAEGGGVILDADILSILEENALYSKKVLDRFTEIEDVIFDRIELQLVSPFVIFNEMLSLKDELKSILALRDQTLLVPEYKFKELGSQKILLNKVFFRKVIHELLLNAMRFSQSSSKIYAMLNLDSDGIYLSIVNSLGDEQFAKNGIPNEYLDLIFEPFFRLNKNIYEKHGSLDFGIGLSFVMQTIIRFGGSISALNLVDHTSDVKETKVEFKIFLPYSSSEK from the coding sequence ATGGGAAAACAGAAACCTTTAACAAAAGTTTTACTCCTCGAAGACGATCCTACTATATCTTTACTCTATAGTGGTATTCTCCAAAAACATGGAATGGAGGTGACAAGTTTTACTGAGATCAAAACGGCCTTAGAATACTTAGCAGAAAACCACCTTCATACCGAAAACATAGTTTTAACTGACCTTCAATTACCAGATGGAAATGGTTTGGAGTTCGTTCGTGAAATCCGAAAAATCAATAAACATATCCCAATCGTTGTGATTACATCAACGGAGGATCCTAAACTCATTATCGAAGTGATGAAGGAACATGTTCAGGAATATATCATTAAACCGGTGATTCCTGATGAACTCATATCTAGAATCAAATACCAACTTTCAAACAAAGAAAACGATTATGAATACTCGGAATATGAACGCGAAAAAATTTTATCTCTCGAGAAACTTTTAGATTGGTATGCTTATAAAAATAGTCGGATCAAAAAGGGAGATTTAAATTCCCAAGAAATGCACAAAAATTTGTTTTATGGATTGCGAACTAGTTTGGCACAAGGTGCAGGCTTTGGAGTCCTCACGCAACTCATTGATGTAATCAAAGCGATGCCAAAAGCGGAAGGAGGAGGTGTCATTTTAGATGCTGATATCCTAAGCATTTTGGAAGAAAATGCCTTGTATTCAAAAAAAGTATTAGATCGTTTTACTGAGATTGAAGACGTAATTTTTGATAGAATTGAACTGCAACTTGTTTCTCCCTTTGTAATATTTAATGAAATGTTGAGTTTGAAAGATGAGTTGAAATCGATTTTAGCATTAAGAGACCAAACATTATTGGTACCAGAATATAAATTCAAAGAACTTGGATCGCAAAAAATATTACTGAACAAAGTTTTTTTTCGCAAAGTTATACACGAACTTTTGTTAAATGCGATGCGTTTTTCGCAAAGCTCTAGTAAAATTTATGCCATGTTGAATTTGGATTCAGACGGAATTTATTTATCGATTGTGAATTCTCTTGGAGATGAACAGTTTGCAAAAAACGGAATTCCGAATGAGTATCTGGATTTGATATTTGAACCATTTTTTAGGTTAAACAAAAATATATATGAAAAACATGGTTCTTTGGATTTTGGAATTGGTTTGAGTTTTGTGATGCAGACCATCATCCGTTTTGGAGGTTCCATCTCTGCATTAAATTTAGTTGATCATACAAGTGATGTGAAGGAAACAAAAGTTGAATTTAAGATTTTCCTTCCTTATTCCTCTTCAGAAAAGTGA
- the thiL gene encoding thiamine-phosphate kinase, with amino-acid sequence MKESEIIRTLFGTTPPPEDDCYFLAPNRLVTTDSLSEGTHFLHQWSSPQILAKKLVEVNVSDIIASGGKPKECFLNLGLSPLSRKKEWIRGFSKELRKSLDQYEMKLAGGDTFSSPATQLALTVVGTVDKPWLRSGGKFGDYLYLTGSIGLSQLGYQTLKKKSKKKVYKEAVERHLSPKSRYAILDHLKQFKIHACMDVTDGLIQDSERLALTSQGKLKIQIESIPTHPLALKELGLDLCLGSGEELELLFLSPEILPTKLAGVPVTMIGKLDKGKPGVTFQKEGKHYLPKTRGFLHFSEEE; translated from the coding sequence TTGAAAGAATCCGAAATTATACGAACTCTATTTGGAACCACTCCTCCCCCTGAAGACGATTGTTACTTCTTGGCCCCGAACCGTCTTGTCACCACGGACTCACTCTCCGAAGGTACTCATTTCCTTCACCAGTGGTCTTCCCCACAAATTTTAGCCAAAAAACTAGTAGAAGTCAATGTTTCGGACATCATTGCCTCAGGCGGAAAACCCAAAGAATGTTTTCTAAACCTCGGTCTCTCACCACTCTCAAGAAAAAAAGAATGGATTCGGGGGTTTTCCAAAGAATTACGAAAATCCTTAGACCAATATGAAATGAAACTAGCGGGAGGCGACACCTTTTCCTCACCCGCAACCCAACTGGCACTGACTGTTGTTGGCACAGTGGACAAACCTTGGTTACGTTCGGGCGGTAAATTCGGGGACTACCTGTATCTCACAGGAAGTATTGGTCTAAGCCAACTGGGATACCAAACTCTCAAAAAAAAATCTAAAAAAAAGGTTTATAAAGAAGCTGTGGAGCGCCACCTCTCTCCTAAATCTCGTTATGCGATCCTTGACCATTTAAAACAATTCAAAATCCATGCTTGTATGGATGTAACAGATGGACTTATCCAAGATTCAGAACGTTTGGCCCTAACTTCCCAAGGAAAATTAAAAATACAAATTGAATCCATCCCCACCCACCCTCTAGCCCTAAAAGAATTGGGTCTCGATCTTTGTTTGGGATCTGGAGAAGAATTGGAACTTTTGTTTTTATCACCAGAAATATTACCAACCAAACTTGCTGGTGTTCCTGTGACAATGATAGGGAAATTAGATAAGGGAAAACCGGGAGTTACCTTTCAAAAAGAAGGGAAACATTATCTCCCTAAAACAAGAGGGTTCCTTCACTTTTCTGAAGAGGAATAA
- a CDS encoding DNA translocase FtsK — translation MDPKKSVWGWTLPRKDFLPYLLVFSGVFLLLSLFSFQEGEDGSLFNWFGRLGHYIAFTLLYILGKSSFLLAGFVLVLGVLSLRNPDFDRLGKALFFPLFLVATTVSLNLLETPLGHVGDSGGILGQFFSWVFSYLFGETGRILVVFFLYLYFAVIWLEDGAWSFTFAALNKYSNGIYKMLGGRNELPHLRLPSFLESVVSTRRAPLEEIRNKQWFAVQTEEESKEDLAHHFWNLVAEEKKSIGKEGSGNRIHNIPSSKKVPSVRYRNTSHFEGFFDESGKVFRFQKQESKLDSVAEFEKNEILISKLKLTDTRRPLAELEEIESVRESKILFQFPEAKWKPKLDESLGLESLELPKLNPILPSFSGENKDSKPTSLSTSFDYEEDEESTSWEEEEETFESTSLSVTKEEGKDPSEAVVIPESIRLSLVEETGWETNDEEEEDSSEMEEGGAVYEEETLETLAVETNSPLVKSNLSSGNFGRKKQEPKAEQQELMFGSMVPKPKLKKGKYYISPRLLASHQVPVANIMKNDSELDLIAKKIEESTGHFGIESKVITKERGPIITRYEITIPNGIKLNRIVSLSDEIRAYLEVKNIRIVAPIPGKASIGIEVPNRIREDVFLSEILKDTILQHKAKDLSICIGKDISGKLVMIDIAKLPHLLVAGTTGSGKSVSINAMITSLICTRSPEEVRFIMIDPKMVEMTLYEGIPHLLMPVITDPKKATKALSWAIQEMESRYQMISQLKSRDFKSFNEKVDEYAHAKGFQKLPYIVIFIDELADLMMVSGKDLEEQIQRISQKARAVGIHLVMATQRPSVDVITGVIKANCPARVAFQVAQKTDSRTILDTSGAETLLGKGDFLYRSPTSSDLQRIQAPFIEEKEIESIVEEAKKQGSPAYVEMNWDDETSIEMASDEDEELFDEAWNIVVTEKKASASYLQRRMRIGYNKAARLMELMEMRGYVSAQVGAKPREILRSA, via the coding sequence ATGGACCCTAAAAAATCCGTATGGGGATGGACTTTGCCTCGCAAAGACTTCCTTCCGTATCTATTAGTATTTTCCGGTGTGTTTTTACTTCTCTCTCTCTTTTCGTTTCAGGAAGGAGAGGACGGATCGTTATTCAATTGGTTTGGAAGGCTTGGGCATTACATTGCCTTCACATTATTATACATTTTAGGAAAGTCCTCTTTTTTACTCGCTGGATTTGTTTTAGTTTTGGGAGTTCTATCACTTCGAAATCCCGACTTTGATAGGCTCGGCAAAGCTCTTTTTTTCCCACTTTTTCTTGTGGCAACCACTGTGAGTTTGAACTTACTCGAAACACCACTGGGCCATGTGGGAGATAGCGGTGGGATCCTTGGTCAATTTTTCTCTTGGGTTTTTTCTTATCTCTTTGGGGAGACAGGGCGTATCCTTGTTGTTTTCTTTTTATATTTATACTTTGCCGTGATTTGGCTCGAAGATGGGGCTTGGTCTTTTACCTTTGCTGCCTTAAACAAATATTCCAATGGAATCTATAAAATGTTAGGTGGTAGAAATGAACTCCCTCATTTAAGACTTCCTTCCTTTTTAGAATCGGTGGTTTCTACACGAAGAGCACCCCTTGAGGAAATTCGAAACAAACAATGGTTTGCTGTCCAAACAGAAGAAGAATCGAAGGAAGACTTAGCCCATCATTTTTGGAATTTGGTGGCAGAGGAAAAAAAGTCCATAGGTAAGGAAGGTTCAGGGAATCGTATTCATAATATTCCTTCCTCGAAAAAAGTACCTTCGGTTCGTTATCGTAACACTTCTCATTTCGAAGGATTTTTTGATGAGTCAGGAAAGGTATTTCGTTTCCAAAAACAAGAATCCAAATTAGATTCTGTTGCTGAATTTGAAAAAAATGAAATTTTGATTTCAAAACTTAAACTAACTGATACCAGGCGACCACTGGCGGAATTAGAAGAAATCGAAAGTGTCAGAGAATCCAAAATCCTTTTCCAATTTCCAGAAGCGAAGTGGAAACCAAAATTAGATGAGAGTCTGGGACTCGAAAGTTTAGAGTTACCGAAACTAAATCCAATACTTCCTTCTTTTTCGGGCGAAAACAAAGATTCCAAACCTACCTCTCTTTCTACCTCCTTTGATTACGAAGAGGACGAGGAATCTACCTCTTGGGAAGAAGAGGAGGAAACATTTGAATCCACTTCACTGAGTGTAACAAAAGAAGAAGGTAAAGATCCATCGGAAGCCGTAGTGATTCCTGAATCGATTCGTTTGTCTCTTGTGGAAGAAACAGGTTGGGAAACTAACGATGAGGAAGAAGAGGATTCTTCGGAAATGGAAGAAGGTGGCGCAGTGTATGAAGAGGAAACTCTGGAAACTTTGGCCGTAGAAACAAACTCACCACTCGTCAAATCCAATCTCAGTTCGGGAAATTTTGGACGGAAAAAACAAGAACCTAAAGCAGAACAACAGGAACTCATGTTTGGTTCAATGGTTCCCAAACCAAAATTGAAAAAAGGGAAGTATTATATTTCTCCAAGGCTTCTTGCGTCTCACCAAGTTCCTGTGGCCAATATCATGAAAAATGATTCTGAACTCGATCTCATTGCTAAAAAAATCGAAGAGTCCACAGGCCACTTTGGAATCGAATCCAAGGTCATCACCAAAGAAAGGGGACCGATTATCACTCGTTATGAGATCACCATCCCGAATGGTATCAAACTGAACCGAATTGTTTCTCTTTCGGATGAAATTCGTGCTTACCTCGAAGTAAAAAACATTCGGATTGTAGCACCTATCCCTGGTAAGGCGTCCATTGGAATTGAAGTTCCAAACCGAATTCGGGAAGATGTATTTTTGTCAGAGATTTTAAAAGATACCATCCTCCAACACAAAGCCAAAGACTTATCTATTTGTATTGGAAAGGATATATCTGGAAAACTTGTGATGATTGATATCGCCAAACTTCCCCACTTACTTGTGGCAGGAACCACTGGTTCTGGTAAGTCGGTGAGTATCAATGCGATGATCACAAGCCTAATCTGTACTCGCTCCCCAGAAGAAGTGCGATTCATCATGATCGATCCGAAGATGGTGGAGATGACCCTTTATGAAGGAATCCCACACCTTCTTATGCCAGTGATCACGGATCCTAAAAAAGCAACGAAGGCACTCTCCTGGGCCATCCAAGAAATGGAGAGTCGTTACCAAATGATTTCCCAGTTGAAAAGTAGGGATTTCAAAAGTTTCAATGAAAAGGTAGATGAATATGCCCACGCCAAAGGATTTCAAAAATTACCGTACATTGTGATCTTTATCGACGAACTTGCCGACCTCATGATGGTTTCCGGAAAGGATTTGGAAGAACAAATCCAACGAATTTCCCAAAAAGCAAGGGCTGTTGGAATCCATCTCGTGATGGCAACCCAAAGGCCGTCAGTGGATGTGATCACTGGGGTCATCAAAGCGAACTGTCCGGCAAGGGTGGCCTTCCAAGTGGCACAAAAAACGGACTCAAGAACCATTCTGGATACAAGTGGGGCCGAGACCCTTCTTGGAAAAGGGGACTTTTTATACAGGTCTCCCACGTCGAGTGACCTCCAAAGGATCCAAGCTCCGTTTATCGAAGAGAAAGAAATTGAGTCCATCGTGGAAGAGGCCAAAAAACAAGGGTCTCCTGCGTACGTGGAAATGAATTGGGACGATGAAACGAGTATCGAAATGGCCTCTGACGAAGACGAAGAACTTTTTGACGAAGCCTGGAATATCGTTGTGACCGAAAAAAAGGCAAGTGCGAGTTACTTACAAAGAAGGATGAGAATCGGTTACAACAAAGCGGCAAGGCTTATGGAACTTATGGAAATGAGGGGTTACGTTTCGGCTCAAGTCGGGGCCAAACCCCGGGAAATCCTGCGTTCAGCGTAA
- a CDS encoding MFS transporter, whose amino-acid sequence MNQLIFYFAFAIGTFASSCFLYSIVIFCQTLDTVKGFSGIVFFFLFLPFPIFFLYTGYLLDHFSKKWVVVSFQFFLFISSFFLGAFTFLFQNHPLLLLLLAFVNGIGMTTVLPGRMAILREVMESHRLVFHTIAGNLLLIFAFGMSPLAVGWFREGYDYPNLFLILASLHFLSMIAFSLLRYEVRVQKQELNSQIVKPDTIPSFSANLKVVIEFLKVDSVSRQVMYMAILSMLALGPIQVILPKYVRNELGLGELARGTVLVFLGPGLFLGGILTILFHHLERKGLVLLIVFSLSSIFFLGFVPFGKPEATSFFLFCFGVTGGIVSSLLPAILQKRAPDGLRGRILSLYTVCFQFTPAVSGFLSAFLADTIGSQVTFGILGGVFLCFAFVSFFQYKELRQS is encoded by the coding sequence TTGAACCAACTTATATTTTATTTTGCCTTCGCCATTGGTACCTTTGCCAGTAGTTGTTTTTTATATTCGATTGTTATCTTTTGCCAAACCTTAGATACAGTGAAAGGTTTCTCAGGGATTGTTTTCTTTTTTCTCTTTTTGCCTTTTCCCATTTTCTTTTTATACACAGGATACTTACTCGATCATTTTTCCAAAAAATGGGTAGTAGTTAGTTTTCAATTTTTCTTATTTATCTCTTCATTTTTCTTAGGTGCCTTTACTTTCCTTTTTCAGAATCATCCACTTTTACTTTTGCTCTTGGCTTTTGTAAATGGAATTGGGATGACAACGGTTCTTCCGGGCAGAATGGCTATTTTACGCGAGGTAATGGAGTCGCATCGTTTGGTATTTCATACCATTGCAGGAAACTTACTTTTGATCTTTGCTTTTGGAATGAGTCCACTTGCTGTGGGTTGGTTTCGGGAAGGATACGATTACCCCAATTTATTTTTGATTTTGGCTTCTTTGCATTTTCTTTCCATGATCGCCTTTAGCTTGTTACGATATGAGGTCAGGGTTCAGAAACAGGAACTAAATTCCCAAATTGTAAAACCAGATACGATTCCGTCTTTCTCAGCCAACTTAAAAGTGGTTATCGAATTTCTAAAGGTAGATTCGGTTTCAAGACAGGTGATGTATATGGCGATCCTAAGTATGTTAGCCCTTGGTCCCATTCAGGTCATCCTTCCCAAATATGTGCGAAATGAATTGGGACTCGGAGAACTTGCACGAGGGACCGTTCTTGTGTTTTTGGGACCTGGTTTATTTCTTGGTGGGATTCTTACCATCCTCTTTCATCACTTAGAAAGAAAGGGACTTGTGTTACTGATTGTTTTTAGCCTTTCTTCTATTTTCTTTTTAGGATTTGTTCCTTTTGGGAAACCAGAGGCCACCTCCTTTTTTCTATTTTGTTTTGGGGTTACTGGAGGAATTGTTTCGAGTCTTCTTCCTGCCATTTTGCAAAAACGCGCGCCGGATGGACTCCGGGGTAGAATCCTTTCCCTCTATACAGTTTGTTTCCAATTCACACCGGCAGTTTCTGGTTTTCTTTCGGCCTTCCTTGCTGATACCATTGGTTCGCAGGTGACTTTTGGAATTCTCGGCGGGGTATTTCTCTGTTTTGCCTTTGTTTCTTTTTTCCAATACAAGGAATTAAGGCAGAGTTAA
- the rpsI gene encoding 30S ribosomal protein S9 translates to MAQKAVWAVGRRKTSVARAKIASGTGKITVNHKDVKDYIKNGEHLVRRALEPLLVLEARDKYDIALNVTGGGVIGQVGAIRHAVARALVAFNESLKPTLKKEGFLTRDSRMVERKKYGLHKARRGTQFSKR, encoded by the coding sequence ATGGCGCAAAAAGCAGTTTGGGCAGTAGGCCGACGCAAAACATCCGTTGCACGTGCGAAAATCGCATCTGGAACTGGAAAAATCACAGTAAACCACAAAGATGTGAAAGATTACATTAAAAACGGTGAACATTTAGTTCGTCGTGCACTTGAGCCTCTTCTGGTTTTAGAAGCTCGTGATAAGTATGATATCGCACTCAATGTTACTGGTGGTGGAGTGATCGGTCAAGTGGGAGCAATTCGTCACGCTGTGGCTCGTGCTCTTGTCGCTTTTAACGAATCATTAAAACCTACTTTGAAAAAAGAAGGATTTCTCACTCGAGATAGCCGTATGGTGGAACGTAAAAAATACGGTCTACACAAAGCTCGTCGAGGAACTCAGTTCTCGAAACGTTAA